The following proteins come from a genomic window of Candidatus Syntrophosphaera sp.:
- the rpsT gene encoding 30S ribosomal protein S20, whose protein sequence is MPQHKSPLKRMKTDAKRQARNNYVKHTLRTLDKQIRTDMPAEEKKAMLDRIYSELDKAAKKGVIHKRTASRRKARVAAFMNKEQEKA, encoded by the coding sequence ATGCCCCAACACAAGTCACCGCTAAAAAGAATGAAGACGGACGCCAAGCGCCAGGCCCGCAACAACTATGTCAAACACACTCTCCGGACTCTGGACAAGCAGATCAGAACCGACATGCCCGCTGAAGAGAAGAAGGCCATGTTGGATAGGATCTACTCCGAGCTGGATAAAGCCGCCAAGAAAGGTGTTATCCACAAACGCACAGCGTCCCGCCGCAAAGCCCGGGTGGCCGCTTTCATGAACAAAGAACAGGAAAAGGCCTGA
- a CDS encoding asparaginase — translation MKKNILIILTGGTISMTSKGSLGVVPSSELAGILHEFPQLESVANVEVLDHLNLPSPYITPEMMLELAQLIDLKIIDYDGVVITHGTDTLEESAFLCDLVLTTRKPVVFTAAMRSGSDIGLDGPRNIIGAVRVASHHDSADKGVLVVMNDEIHTARDVVKSDTGKVDAFRSIGYGPLGSVDPDAIVYHRSALYRENVWTDKLDTAVDLIKAVAGMDGRYIQSSLANGAKAIVIEAFGRGNVPRSLIPDIQDALARNILVVISSRTYTGRVLSEYGYEGGGKHLSDLGCILAGDLKGVKVRLKLMALFGKYQDSEVVRRFFLQSRN, via the coding sequence ATGAAAAAGAACATACTGATCATCCTGACCGGCGGAACGATATCCATGACCTCCAAAGGTTCGCTGGGCGTGGTTCCCAGCTCGGAACTGGCGGGGATATTACACGAATTTCCGCAATTGGAAAGCGTTGCCAATGTGGAGGTGCTCGATCATTTGAATCTCCCCAGTCCTTACATCACACCGGAGATGATGCTCGAACTGGCACAATTGATCGATCTGAAGATCATTGATTATGATGGAGTGGTGATCACTCATGGTACCGATACTTTGGAAGAATCTGCGTTTCTTTGTGATCTGGTCCTGACTACCCGCAAACCGGTGGTTTTCACAGCGGCCATGCGCAGCGGCAGTGACATCGGCTTGGACGGGCCACGCAACATCATCGGAGCGGTGAGGGTTGCCAGCCACCACGATTCTGCCGACAAGGGCGTATTGGTCGTGATGAACGATGAGATCCACACAGCCAGGGATGTCGTAAAATCCGATACCGGCAAGGTGGACGCCTTTCGCTCCATCGGATACGGGCCCTTGGGCAGCGTCGATCCGGATGCCATCGTATATCACCGTTCTGCTTTATACCGGGAAAACGTCTGGACCGACAAGCTCGACACCGCCGTTGACCTGATCAAGGCAGTGGCCGGCATGGATGGAAGATACATCCAAAGCTCCCTGGCAAACGGCGCCAAAGCCATAGTGATCGAAGCTTTCGGCAGAGGCAACGTGCCCCGAAGCCTCATTCCTGACATCCAGGACGCGCTGGCCAGGAATATTCTGGTGGTGATCAGTTCACGCACCTACACTGGCAGAGTGCTCTCAGAATATGGATACGAAGGCGGCGGAAAACATCTCTCCGATCTGGGCTGCATCCTGGCGGGTGATCTGAAAGGCGTCAAGGTTCGTCTCAAGCTGATGGCACTGTTCGGAAAATACCAGGATTCCGAGGTGGTGAGGCGTTTCTTTCTGCAGAGCAGGAACTAG
- the queC gene encoding 7-cyano-7-deazaguanine synthase QueC, which translates to MKTEHKRAIVLLSGGMDSLVTAAVANRDCDELNFLHASYGQRTQARELASFQAMSEHYKPRRSEVLNWDWFERIGGSALTDQAMEVPVHGHSQGIPMTYVPFRNANLLCAAVAWAEVIKASYIYIGAVEEDSSGYPDCREVFFRAFQETITAGTRNDWEIRLATPVLHLRKTEIVKLGRELKAPFELSWSCYVGNETACGECDSCRLRRKAFELAGVEDPIPYRNKR; encoded by the coding sequence ATGAAAACAGAGCATAAAAGAGCAATAGTCCTCCTGAGCGGAGGAATGGACAGCTTGGTCACCGCCGCGGTCGCAAACCGTGACTGCGACGAGCTAAACTTTCTGCATGCCAGCTATGGCCAACGCACCCAGGCCAGAGAATTGGCAAGTTTCCAGGCCATGAGCGAGCACTACAAACCCCGGCGCAGCGAGGTCCTGAACTGGGATTGGTTTGAGAGGATCGGCGGATCGGCCCTGACCGATCAAGCCATGGAAGTTCCTGTTCATGGCCACAGCCAAGGGATTCCGATGACATATGTGCCCTTCCGCAACGCCAATTTGCTTTGCGCCGCAGTGGCCTGGGCTGAGGTCATCAAGGCCAGCTACATCTATATTGGGGCCGTGGAAGAAGACAGCAGCGGTTATCCCGACTGCCGGGAAGTGTTTTTCCGTGCCTTCCAGGAAACTATCACGGCCGGCACCCGGAACGACTGGGAAATCCGCTTGGCCACTCCCGTTTTGCACCTGAGAAAAACAGAGATAGTGAAACTGGGCAGGGAACTAAAAGCACCCTTTGAGCTTTCCTGGAGCTGCTATGTTGGCAATGAAACTGCCTGTGGCGAATGCGACAGCTGCCGGCTGCGCCGGAAAGCATTTGAACTGGCGGGGGTTGAAGATCCGATCCCATACCGCAACAAGAGATAA
- a CDS encoding glycosyltransferase family 4 protein — translation MRQEIWKIAMLGPAPPFRGGISQFALMLATEYQRRGYNVKMFNFIRQYPQILFPGDSQTTEFSSQPDLDIEPVFTPYLCGTWNRAVQEIRNFEPDVVIVSYFLPWFAPSYAWICKRLRGIKIICLAHNVDFHEKWPGADVLTKAFFKHCNRIVVLSGASFRDLQRKMPAAVSSRGLQAFHPIYDCYGEVAASDGNKQPGDPTLLFFGLIKEYKGLDVLLKAMKKAAGKVSGLRLIVAGEVYGNPAQYRKMIRELGLEDRVEAHFRYVTDLEIGGFFRSSHACVLPYKSATQSGVIATSYSFNVPVICSDVGGLSEYVLANETGLLVPPNDPDALARAIIRFFNEGLFQPMSANIPAFKERYSWQTLADMILEA, via the coding sequence ATGCGACAGGAAATTTGGAAAATAGCCATGCTGGGGCCCGCGCCTCCTTTTCGGGGCGGGATATCGCAATTCGCCCTGATGCTCGCCACAGAGTATCAAAGGCGGGGATACAATGTCAAAATGTTCAATTTTATCAGGCAATATCCCCAGATCCTTTTCCCGGGCGATTCCCAGACCACAGAGTTCAGTTCCCAGCCAGACCTGGACATCGAACCGGTGTTCACGCCCTATCTTTGCGGAACCTGGAATAGGGCCGTACAAGAGATCCGGAATTTTGAACCCGACGTCGTGATCGTTTCCTATTTTTTGCCCTGGTTCGCCCCCTCCTATGCCTGGATCTGCAAGCGCTTGCGGGGTATCAAGATCATCTGTCTGGCGCATAATGTTGATTTTCATGAAAAGTGGCCTGGGGCGGATGTCTTGACCAAAGCCTTTTTCAAGCATTGCAACAGGATCGTGGTCTTATCCGGGGCCAGCTTCAGAGACCTCCAGCGCAAAATGCCTGCGGCGGTCTCCTCCCGAGGCCTGCAGGCTTTTCATCCCATTTATGATTGTTATGGTGAAGTTGCGGCTTCTGACGGAAACAAACAGCCTGGAGACCCCACCCTGTTGTTTTTTGGCCTGATCAAGGAATACAAGGGGCTGGATGTCTTGCTCAAAGCAATGAAAAAGGCGGCCGGCAAGGTTTCCGGATTGAGGCTCATAGTTGCGGGCGAGGTCTACGGCAATCCAGCCCAATATCGGAAAATGATCCGGGAATTGGGGCTCGAAGACCGCGTGGAAGCGCATTTCCGTTACGTTACCGACCTGGAGATCGGAGGATTTTTCCGCAGCAGCCATGCTTGCGTACTGCCTTATAAAAGCGCCACGCAAAGCGGCGTTATCGCCACATCCTACAGTTTCAACGTGCCTGTGATCTGTTCAGACGTGGGCGGTTTGAGCGAGTATGTGCTGGCAAACGAAACTGGATTGTTGGTCCCTCCCAATGATCCTGATGCTTTGGCACGGGCGATCATTCGTTTCTTCAATGAGGGCTTGTTCCAGCCCATGAGCGCGAACATCCCGGCCTTCAAAGAACGCTATTCCTGGCAGACTCTGGCCGACATGATCCTGGAAGCCTGA
- a CDS encoding glycosyl transferase: MRLLLITYYFPPCGGASVQRWLKWLPDLVQRGFEVTVLTTRSGDYPYLDDSLLAEIPPEVKVLRSHAPSSGKIWKLLMGRNSSLPHGNLGSMKNAGLRHKIIVWLRLNLVIPDLRKAWNPSAYKTAVEHLRHNPTDIVITTGPPHSTHLLGLKLKQRHKLRWVADWRDPWTSIYYLKLNPPSALSMRIHRHLERKVALGADLNTVVSEYLAKQLPSVNSSVVYNGFDARKFDSLRDQTFGNENGTTFRLKYVGNITEGQEIGLLIRMIAEALQGERYQLVFIGTRLSDEQRELLRDLMPGSHLARDFVPHQEALAEMVDSEVLLLLINYYEGSEGMLTTKLFEYLASGTKIFCLGPKGGEAEKLILGYDAGAFLDAEDTKNGQDYLRKLFKAWERKEDIENHRDVSALSSQNQALKLIKQLEGIKRG, translated from the coding sequence ATGCGCCTGCTTTTGATCACCTATTATTTTCCGCCCTGCGGCGGCGCTTCCGTGCAACGATGGTTGAAATGGCTGCCAGACCTTGTGCAAAGGGGGTTTGAGGTTACCGTTCTCACGACTCGGTCCGGGGATTATCCCTATCTGGATGATAGCCTGCTGGCAGAAATACCGCCTGAAGTCAAGGTCCTGCGCTCCCACGCACCCAGTTCCGGAAAGATCTGGAAATTGTTGATGGGCAGGAATAGCTCCCTTCCCCACGGAAACCTCGGTTCCATGAAAAACGCGGGGTTGAGGCACAAGATCATAGTCTGGCTCCGCTTGAACCTGGTCATACCGGATCTGCGCAAAGCATGGAACCCCAGTGCATACAAAACTGCGGTTGAGCATTTGCGCCACAACCCCACCGATATCGTGATCACAACCGGACCGCCCCACTCCACCCATTTGCTGGGCCTGAAACTCAAACAAAGGCACAAACTCAGATGGGTGGCGGATTGGCGGGATCCCTGGACCTCGATCTACTACCTGAAACTGAATCCGCCCTCAGCCCTGAGCATGCGCATCCACCGGCATCTGGAACGCAAAGTGGCCCTGGGTGCCGATCTGAATACCGTCGTCTCTGAGTACCTGGCAAAACAACTGCCAAGTGTTAACTCAAGTGTGGTCTACAACGGTTTTGATGCTCGCAAGTTTGATTCCTTGAGAGATCAGACCTTTGGCAATGAAAACGGGACCACCTTCAGGTTGAAGTATGTGGGAAACATCACGGAAGGCCAGGAAATTGGGCTCCTTATCCGGATGATAGCCGAAGCGCTGCAGGGTGAGAGGTATCAGCTGGTTTTCATTGGTACGCGCCTGAGTGATGAGCAGAGAGAATTGCTGCGGGATTTGATGCCCGGAAGCCATTTGGCCAGAGACTTCGTACCGCACCAGGAAGCCTTGGCGGAAATGGTCGATTCCGAAGTTTTACTGCTGTTGATCAACTATTATGAGGGCTCGGAAGGCATGCTAACCACCAAACTATTTGAATACCTGGCCTCAGGAACCAAGATCTTCTGCCTTGGCCCCAAAGGCGGGGAAGCGGAAAAGCTCATTCTTGGCTACGATGCAGGGGCATTCCTGGATGCGGAAGACACCAAAAACGGCCAGGATTACCTGAGAAAGCTGTTCAAGGCCTGGGAGCGGAAAGAGGATATCGAGAATCACAGGGATGTTTCTGCCTTAAGCTCACAGAATCAGGCACTTAAGCTGATCAAACAACTCGAGGGTATAAAAAGGGGTTGA